GAAGGGAAATGAGTGACTGCACTGTTTGCAGCCCATGCATGTATGGAAtgtccaaaaaataatataaacataaaaGTTTTGCATCATCTTGCACTCATCATGATCAAGATGCTAATTTATCATGGTATGGGATGTCTGTGTACTGGAATAATATACTGTCTTTTagttaaccttttttttttggtaggtgACTTTTGATAAACCAGCTTGAATGAAAACTACGCATGAGACTAAAGGACATAAATGGCAAGTCTGAAGCAgtaagagaaaatgaaagaagataTGCATTACCAGATGGAGAATAAAAACTTGTCTGGATTAGATTTCTAATCTCAATCTGGGTTGATTGTACTTCCTCGACCACATCTAGTAGCTTACGTAGACATGAACTGGTTATCTACATAACAACTTGGCAAAGTGAGAGGAACAGCCTTTAACACTGGAGATAGTTTATTCTCATACCATTTAAATATACTTTGCAACatgagaagtaaaaaataaagtgtaGCTCTTGACCTCAAATGGATTCCAAAtccaattgaaaaaataataataattacaaacaAAAGGACCCAATGCTTGTGTGGGTTGCAGAGCAGTTGTCTGACAGTGACAATGAAAAGCAGGCTTTTGTGGTGTAGTATTTAAATCAATTAGTGTTATTGCTGGAgaagagaaaaggagaaaacaAAAGGATGATGAAGATGGACCGAAGGAACCAGAGATGTTATAAAGAATGGAAAAACATACTTGTGTCTCTTGCGCCAAACTTCTTGAACCAATATACTTCTTCGTGGTCTCAGCACTGAACACAAATGCAAATGCAGTGCAAGCATCCATGTTTGGAAAATTCTAGTTGACAAGAAATAATGGATTTTAGaaacattaaataaataaagaaataaaaaggagTTTCTTGTTGTTCACACCTTTAAGATGTTTTCATTATTCAATTTGTTTGAGATTATAATGCTTGATGCTGGACCAGCATTTACTGTGAATCTgtatatatcaaaacaaaaacaacacttTATATGATCATGTAAACAATGACATCTTTTATGGCATTAACCGCTATGGATCAGACAAAGAAGAAACCTTTGGCTGATGTAGCCCTGATAGTTGAGGAGAATATTGTAATGACCATTCCTACTCTCAAAATGATCAACTTCCCATAACTGACAAAATAACAGAGGATATGTTGCTCAGTGATGTaaggcattttattgtatacaTTGATAAGAATTGAAGGTAGAGTTAAATACCTGTAAATCCTGTTGTATAAACCTGCAACACATTCTCTTCTCCAGATGATCATGAACTAATGCAATAGTATCAGCACAGCTTGGTTCTCCTTTCATCGTACAGTTAGAGTGAAAACATTTGATCAAACTCTTTATCTTTCCATCTAAAGCTTCAGACTCCTGCCTCATTGTGGTCACTTTGTCACAGGAAACCTGGTGCTGTACAACATGTGCTTTATCAGGAACCTGAGAAATCAACCCCATATTGTTGCTTAAATATCATAAAATCTACAAGCTGAAGACACATCATGAATAATAGGCCATGAAGAAAACAGCCAAAAAAAATACCTTCCACATATTGATGCcaccattttgttttgtttgcattttagttaaattatcatCATATTTAAGTCATTTTAGCCAAAAGACAATTCTGAAATGAGACTAAATtcataaatatgatttttatagcAATTTTGGAGGCCAAAGAACATAAATATATTCCTTGACATCTTAAAAAACCCCAAGATATACCTGTGTTGTTAGGAATTTATGTGTGCCCTCTGAATCAACTATAGACTGATTAATATGCTCAATTTGAGCATTTCCTGAACTATATTCAGATAGATGTTCAATTTTCGACTCCAACATTTGACTCTCCTGAATTCCAGAGCTCAATAGCAGTACTCTTTTCTGCATGCAAGTGTATGAGCAGATGACAAACTGTATGCAtatataaagaaaggaaaacacatGAGAGAAATAAAATACCAGAAACATGTCACGCTTCACACCCATTAATTGCAATTTTGCCTTTTCATACACAAGTTTATACAACAACAACCTTGTTTCAGCTACTCTGCAACAGATACACTAAAGAATGTCAAAACTTGTTACTCTAAAGCAGTTTCTAGAACAATAAAAGAACAAATGTCATCTACACCCATGATACTTTCATGCATAATGAGAAACCACCTTTTATGCCTAACATTACCGAGGTGGTCAGCTTTTATCTGTAGAAGGCAGATACAGCAGGGTTAGCAGGAAAATGGTTACGCTACAGTTATTATATAGTATGATGAAGCAATGAACTCATAAAGCTGTGATACACTGATAAGTACATAAAATATGAGAAATGAGATAGTTGGTATCTTCAGCAGACCTGAGACTGAATTTCTGAACAAAGCATCTCATATTTTTTAACCGTTAATAGGTGAACCAAAATATCTTCGAGCATGAAAATCTacacccaaaaaggaaaaaaaaaaaattagaataaagtaaaagtaaaaggcTAAACTTAAAGTGAAGAATGTTTATCTAATTCCATATACCGCATTTTGGTTCTTTTAGAAGGAAAGAATGGAAACAGAAGGGAACTTACCGATTTTAAATTTAGCTTATCAATGGATTCAGAAAACAGTTGTTTTGTATCACCTAAGAACTTTGCTAAAATCTGCAAGATGAACTCAGAAGTAAAAAAGAAACCCCAAAGATTTACAAATTCTAACAGCTGCCAGCATAACTGCCATGGAAGTTAAATAACATACACAGTGAAAAGTAGTACACTTACATCAACCCAATTCTTAGTATGGTCACCTCCAATCTTCTCTCCATTGTTTATTTCATTAGTGTGTTCCAAAATGAACTCAGAATTACAACCCTCACTTCCATGACCTTCTGGACTTCTCTGCAGTCTGGCTGATTTATGTATATGGTCTCCATCCCCAAAAACTATTTGTacatttcttcttttctgtcCGGAATAATTATCAATATTCTGCACATGAACAGGACTCTGTGAAATATAAACTTCGTGACGGCAGTTATTGTCGTGTCTACTTGAATTGGACCTGGGTGATAGTACAGCTTTCCCGATGAAAGGGGGCATCATGTCACTGCATGATGCACTTGATGGATCTTGTATGGAGCGGCTTGGAGTTGACTCTTTCAAAGTAAGACTCTGGGCCAGATGTTTGCTGGGGGAACTCTAAGCACCAAACacaatgtcaaattttgtaaaagTAGTCTGTGTGTAATCAAGAATACTGTTAACAATAGAAAGCAGCCTAGTGATTTCACCAAAGTAATGTATAGGGTGTTGTAAGAAAGGCAAATGTCAAATTTGAGTAGATCTTAGCCCAAAACCCTGCCTAATAAGGTCAGAGTTGATACATGAAAACCTCCAAGGACCAGCCCATGGGTGAAGCTGCATACAGACACAATTTACAACCAAAATATGCATGTGCATGTCTATGAAATGTATGGGTAAATATAGAGAAAGACTATGACCTTTTCAAGGGGCAGTTCATTTTCACTTCTATCACAAGAATATGACATGTACTGGGGTGGGTCTGCTCCAGCTTTAAGGTTCTTATCTGGGCTTTCAATCTGAAGATTCATAATGTCCTTGCCCCTGGAAGAGTTCTGGAAGTTTGTAAAGGTTTCAGATTCATTTTGAATATGGGAAAGGTTATTATCAATAACACTTTCTACTTCAGCAAACCCTTTGACATAATTAGTCTTTGAGAAGGGTGAGTCAGACTCAGCTCTCCTTTCAGATGGCAAGGAATCCAGTTTGTCACCTACCAGAGTAGAAAGGCCATTTCTAGTAACATTTTCAACAGAATCTCCATTGTGCCCTAAACCAGCACTAACAAGTTTATTATGCTGATCCAACTGCTTCAACTCATGGGACACGGTGCCTTGATATTCCATGAATGTTAAGTTCTGATCTAAACTTTTAACTGGAGaggaaataaatttattatgctGATACAGCTGTTTAAATTGGCGGGTGACACTGCCTTGATATTCAATGGATGCTGTTAAGTTCTGATCTAAACTTTTCACCGGAGCAGAAACCAACTGATCAGATATAACAGTTCCTTTAGTTACTTCCCTGTTATCAAGTTTGATCTTCACCAATGAGGAATCAGTTCCAGAAGTAACCAGTGCCCTTTCTCTAGGATTTTCTGGCATCAAGAAATTTTGCTTCACTTTCCCTCCTGATTGAGTGAACTGAGATGGAGAAGCCCCTACTGTCATTAGCTTCTTAGGTTTATCTTTGGAAAGAAGGCCCATAGACATGTAATCTGGAGATACTCTATCTTTTGCAAGGCCTGCAGCCTCTTTATTGTGGCCCAACTTACCAATGCTTTTGGGGGACTCAATTCCATCACCATCTATGTTGATCAAATTTTTATCTTCTCCATTCTTCACATCAGCAGTTGACAAGCGCTCCTCTAAACAAGTAATGGGACTATGCAAATATCTGTATTGAAGTTCTCTACTATTCCCAGCTGAAGCAGTATTCAAGGGAGAGGGCATAGAGGAGTAATTTGATAATCTCTGCTTCAATTTGTCAATTCCCTCTATGAGACTAGAGGGGCGGGGAGAAGGGTCAGGAATATTAAACTTGGAAATGCTTTTTGGAAGGGAAGACAAACCTGCAACATGCCTAATCCTTTCCTTGCTTAAAAAGGAACCTGGTGGTTTTGAGGAAGGGGTCACAATCCCCATATGTTGGGTTGAATTAGGAGTATTCACAAATAATTCCCGTTGTTTAGAAGATAACAAAGGTATGTATCCATCAAAAGGAGATCTATATCGTTGGCCAGATTTCTGATCAATATCAGAGTCACATCTCCTGATTTCAGGAGAATTTTCTTTTACCCCACCTCCACTCAAAGGTTGAAATTCAGGTTCATGCTGAGCATAGACATCTGACTTAAGAACTCTACCATCCTCATTAGATGGGGTGCCTCTATTATCATCAGTAAACTGAAATATTGGCCTCCTTGTTCCAGTTGCATCTTCAGTAAATTCCTTACTCCcctgaaaaaaaaagtgataaaacaaGCAAGTACACTTGCACCTTAGTTCTCTGGAAGAAACTAACAAGTATCAGTTAGAACTTTAGGTTTATTCACTAGAAATACTATGAGCATGTTAGATAATAGTTAAGCAGATTCAACAAGAGGAGCGATACATTTCATGCCAGCAGAAAGGATGTAAATACCACCTTTATCATCTAAACTGTCATTGGTCACAAGTCACAAACCACCAACCTCAATGACTAGAAGATGATGACACATAATTAAACTTATGCAATTTGTGTACAGAATaatttgattgcattcatactAGGAAACCATAGGTTGCAGCAACAGTAActgtaaaaatgaaaagaaatcgTTGCAGTGGTTGCTCTCCAGGCAGTCATTAAAGAATCACCAAGTGGATATACTTATAAGAACTACCAAATTTGAAGGAAACAAGAGCGGCATGGCAATGCTTCAATCAAATTCCTTAacataaattttcatttcttacTTTATTGAACTGCTTGGGAGTCACGACTTGGTGATCATATATAATCTGATCAGTAGGACAGGACATAAAGCCACCATTTCCCTCACCCATCTTTGTACGAGCCAGATCCACTGCCTCAGCAAACATATTATGCATATCCTCGGTGCTCTTTAATAAATCCGAATCGATAAACATAGAATCAGAGACAGCATTCAAATCCTCGCTGCCGTCAGCCAAAAGTGCATCTAATCTGGGAGATAGCCTTCCATAATCAAAACTCCGTGGGTTTTCTCCCACAATACTCATGTCATTAGAATCTTTACCACCACTTACTTTATCAACAGGCACTAAAGACTGCAGACCTGGTTTCTTAGCCTTAGTTAGTACCATTAAACTGTCAGAATCAGTAGGCGTAGCATTCTGGGAAGGGGTTTTCTCTTCAAAGTCAAGACGATGCGCCGTTGGGGTCTTGGCATCTCCTCCTGAATCCGACCTTGCAAGACTACGGAAATGCATAGAAAATGCGGTTGAATCCATCGTAATATCATCAGATGCAGCAGAATCTAATAACCTTTCAGGTCTAATGAAATCTGCTGATACAGGACCAAAAAAGTTGTCTTCTGCACAAATGGAGGAGCAAATGCTTCATAAGCTTCTCCCAATATACATCCAATTACTTTCACACACAAAGATAACACATAACATAACAAGTGCCAATGTGCTAGCCTAAACAATACAAACAATATATCATTAACAACCCAAAAGCAAAACACTTTAAAATAGCTCACAGATAATTACATTTAATACACACAGTTTAAAAGTTGCAATTTTCTCACAAAATTGCCTTGCAATTGGCCAATGATTACTCTTCCGTAATAATGGAATGGAGCGTAAATTTCAAGACCCAATATAGCGTTTGCTTAactttttagcttatttgcttATGTATAGCTTTTTTAAGcctcatttttttagttacaaCTATACCTTAACCAACTTccaacaaataagaaaaataagttttcagtaaaaagttacACCCAAAAGCACTTGTGCATGTataacttaccaatcaaaagAATTTTAGCCTTTTCTTTGAactttttagcttatttgcttATGCGCAGCTTTTTAAAAGCTCatttttaaagttaaaactCTACCCAAACTTCCAACCAATATGAAAATAAGTTTTTAGTAAAAAGCTACACCCAAATGCAATTACATGTataacttaccaatcaaaaaattcatagatttttctttaaacttcttaGCTTACTAACGTATAGTTTtggaaaacctttttttttttttccagtagaACGAACTTTCTGTTTGTATAACTTAccaattttgatatatatatatatatatatatatatatcaacattGTTGAAATCTCACAAATTCAAATCTCATTGTATATTCAAATCCATATGAATTTGTACTATCCCTAGCAAACAAACTacattgtttttgaaaaattctctCACAATTGTTAAAACTCACAAacacgtatatatatatatatatatatatatataaattgttgaaatctcacaaattcaaatcaaattgtATATTCAAATCCATATGAATTTGTACTATCCCTAGCAAACAAGCTacactgtttttgaaaaattctctCACAATTGTTAAACTCACAAACACGTATATTAACTTCATGAATCAAAAGCAAAATACAATGGCAAAAGCGTAAATAAGTGGAAAACTGGCAAGgagcaaagagagagagagagagagagagaaatgagcgGAACTTGCCGTCGTCAACGGAGGAGGCGGAGGCAGCGAacggagagggagagagagagggagatccCAAAGGGCGCAAGAAGGGGTTGCGGTGCTGGTTGGGAGAAGAGTCCCTGAAATCGTCGCCGTCGACGAGGTCACTGAAAAGCCCTAGAGGCTTCTGAGGATGGCCGCCGGTGGAGTTGggagaggaggaggaggagaggtCTTCGTCGTCGCGGTTGAAGATGTGGACGGAGGTGATCTCCACGTCGGCGAAGCTCACGCGCCGCGAGCGCTTCTGCTTCTTCACGGCGATCGTCTCCTCCTCCGTCTCCGTGTTCGCCGTCGCTTCTTCCGACGCCATTTTTAGGGTTCTCCGATGAGATCGATCGATTGTACGGACTGAGTGTGGTGTGGATTCCTCACTGagagtgtgagagtgagagagaggttttggttttgtgcgggaaaatgattattttaattttctcatttttaaaattgaattgtataaaattgggtttttatttGGGTGTGTAATGGACTATTGGGGCGGGTCTTGATATAGTTAAGTCGATAATTATCGAGTTTATAGAATTGAAACTTATTACGACGAAACTCGGCGATATtgtttgtcttaataaaagtcATGACCATGAGTAAGACTGTAAAATTGTGTGACTTTTCGGGTAACCGTACAAAAAGTAAACTTACAGAAAAATATCccaaactctattttttttttttgataaatagttaaataccaaattttattaaagagaAATAGCACCATGGTCGAGCTTTCATGCATTCTTCATTAGGATTGGGTGCAATACCTATCCATCCCctcactcaaaattttttttaccactttttaattttattttcttttactttttttatttaatagttgaggttaattttttttatttttttttaaactttcaatcTCAGCTATTAGAGACTATTGCATTAAGTGGAACAACATGATATCAATTCTTTTCATAAAAGCATGGATGGAAGAATAGGGCTGTTTTTCCTATTagggcaattttttttaaaagatgttATTTGGGCTAAGGTTGGTTTTTCCTTCTAAAGTTTCTGTTTcctcaataaatttatttatttttctcataaaaaaaggggttgtctttattttatattatataagttGAAACGTAATTTAAATCactttttcaattataaatCAGTGTAAGTAAAATACATGGTATGGAACAAGTTTTTGCCCATTGCAAATTAAATAGTTATTAgtatcaaagaaaaattttgtcatgtcaaaagtcttataattcaactaacacttcttgatattttcaatgaaaatatttaGTGCTCAAATCCTTTCACCCCCAATTATCGATGTATCGAAAAAGAGTGAATATTTGGCCATTGCATGGACTATACCATTTAGTTTCCTTTTAACTAGGAGTGTAAACAGTCCAATTTGGTTGGACAAGTGACCATCTcaacctatttattttttaatagtaatttgatagttagaaatgaagaatttgaaccctaaatgtcttcatttttaacaataagAGGTGTTGGTTAAGCTACAAGCctcttggtttttgtttttcttactttatatttctatatatacatTAATAAGTTTCTTAGTTACATGTGCTTATTTATCTATGAGTGTCCCCTTTTCCCATGTTCTTTATCTCCCCCAATCCCCTCCCGTGTTTAGGGATTTTTAATTAGGGCTTTCATTATGTCAAGTCACTTTTTTTCAAATTAGTTATTTCATTCTATGGACATTTCTACATCAATTGTAGAAATGTGAAATAGTTGATGTAAACTAATGAAAATATTGACACTCACTCCAAAAATTGAAAGACTTAAATGGTTTTGGGCCAAATTTGTATTACTGGAGATAGAAATAAGAGCTGGAAATGATTTGAAACCCTaggtaataaaaattcaaaaatgcattAGCTATACCTACATAACTACTGTGAAATATTCTCACATCTTTAATTAGCCcaagtatataaaaaataaataaataaaaaacaaacaaacaaacaagatcatctaattccaaaactcacacaatgattaaattttaatttctaaaattcgTAAGGATATCCCCTAGATTCTCCTTAGGGCTTCTTACAACATTAAAATCTATAACAATCCACCGAGGTAAATTATTAACAATATCCTTAAATATTTCTAGTTCGAccccttttttttctattcCAACATTTGtagcatataaaaaagagagaattggTAATCCATTCATACTTTATTCCAGAATACCCATATTTTCCCTAAACATTGATTAGATATACAATATTCTGATTCCCATCTAAGCAGCAAGAAGTCTTTAATACATTAGatgttattttttctaattttagttTCCTCCAATCAAACAAGAATAAGATTAAGCCTTTTCACAACTCTGTCAACTTCTCATTGCGTCATTAAGACCCCTTGTATTTCAAATTAGCCAATTCTTACCCCCACAGAAAGGAATAAGAGGAGGCCTATCCTTAAACATTCATGATCCCCGAAGTTTGTATCAATCCCCTCTTCAAAGTATTCACCTTTGTTTAAGTACTACACTTTAAGGCTTCCTCAATGATTTCAAGAATAACAATCTATTATAGGAAGCAGTAGATTTTCTTTTAGAtgcctttttcatttcttgtgtttctctttcaaaattaatcTTTTCCTCCACCATCAATTTCTATAGTGATTGCCTTGTTTCCTTCTTATTAGGCATCCACTTTTTTCGTACTGGACTTCCTTGATCCAAATGTAAATTACTGCCACAATTAGTTATAGAGTAGCCAAACATCTTGCATTTAGAACTTTGAATTGGAATTCAGGGCAATCAATACCAACCATGAAGGAATCCTGTCACCCATACCTACCTCAATTTTAGTCGGACATTCACTATTAATATACACATTAACCAAGACTCATACAACCTTTTATTTGCCTCTGTGATACTATTTGCATAACGAGACCTTCCAACCCCACTTACTACATGACCCAGACAAGTAGGATTCCAATATTCTACGAGAAGAAATAGTATCTTGATCTAAAGAGGAATTGTTTGGAAAGACAATTTTGAGTAATTGCATCTTGCAACCTTGCAGGTGGGAGTTGCCTTTCTCTAGATTCGAGCCTCAAGAATATGTCCATTGTTTCAAATTGAAGAGATGGTGATAAAAGGAATGGTTTTTAAGGAATGCATGTACAAGATGTTGATAAAAGAACTAGATAGGAAGAGTAATTAACTAGTCAAGTTGCCGCACAATGTGCAGTACACTCATGTCATTACCTTGTTATTAGTTTCCtccaatattttaataattttccatgtaaaatattataattttctatGTTCtattatatagaaaataaaaataaaaagataacaaaagtgATGTAGTGATTTGAATATATCATCATACTATATGTGtttacaaaattgaaaattgcatgataaAGTGATTGATATAGATAATCATATTTTATGCCTACTCAAGAATGCAAAtatcattttgaaaaaataaaaatgcaaatatctttcaattattttttttttatattctttattgtgtgttactaaatttattcattttttgttggactttttttcaattgttacaaaaaaataaaataaaataaacctgAGCAAAAATaccatatttaaaataaattgtttctcatataaatcaTATTGGAATTTTATTATACTTAAAATAATGAATGCATTgctcaaaataattaatataacaaaataaatgtatttattatattagtaacctttttaatataacaaaattaacaCATATATAAACGTTTAAGATTAAGTTTAGTAAACTCacaacatttatttttggatggttttttttgtcaatt
This genomic stretch from Quercus robur chromosome 4, dhQueRobu3.1, whole genome shotgun sequence harbors:
- the LOC126720976 gene encoding uncharacterized protein LOC126720976 isoform X2 encodes the protein MASEEATANTETEEETIAVKKQKRSRRVSFADVEITSVHIFNRDDEDLSSSSSPNSTGGHPQKPLGLFSDLVDGDDFRDSSPNQHRNPFLRPLGSPSLSPSPFAASASSVDDEDNFFGPVSADFIRPERLLDSAASDDITMDSTAFSMHFRSLARSDSGGDAKTPTAHRLDFEEKTPSQNATPTDSDSLMVLTKAKKPGLQSLVPVDKVSGGKDSNDMSIVGENPRSFDYGRLSPRLDALLADGSEDLNAVSDSMFIDSDLLKSTEDMHNMFAEAVDLARTKMGEGNGGFMSCPTDQIIYDHQVVTPKQFNKGSKEFTEDATGTRRPIFQFTDDNRGTPSNEDGRVLKSDVYAQHEPEFQPLSGGGVKENSPEIRRCDSDIDQKSGQRYRSPFDGYIPLLSSKQRELFVNTPNSTQHMGIVTPSSKPPGSFLSKERIRHVAGLSSLPKSISKFNIPDPSPRPSSLIEGIDKLKQRLSNYSSMPSPLNTASAGNSRELQYRYLHSPITCLEERLSTADVKNGEDKNLINIDGDGIESPKSIGKLGHNKEAAGLAKDRVSPDYMSMGLLSKDKPKKLMTVGASPSQFTQSGGKVKQNFLMPENPRERALVTSGTDSSLVKIKLDNREVTKGTVISDQLVSAPVKSLDQNLTASIEYQGSVTRQFKQLYQHNKFISSPVKSLDQNLTFMEYQGTVSHELKQLDQHNKLVSAGLGHNGDSVENVTRNGLSTLVGDKLDSLPSERRAESDSPFSKTNYVKGFAEVESVIDNNLSHIQNESETFTNFQNSSRGKDIMNLQIESPDKNLKAGADPPQYMSYSCDRSENELPLEKSSPSKHLAQSLTLKESTPSRSIQDPSSASCSDMMPPFIGKAVLSPRSNSSRHDNNCRHEVYISQSPVHVQNIDNYSGQKRRNVQIVFGDGDHIHKSARLQRSPEGHGSEGCNSEFILEHTNEINNGEKIGGDHTKNWVDILAKFLGDTKQLFSESIDKLNLKSIFMLEDILVHLLTVKKYEMLCSEIQSQIKADHLGNVRHKRVAETRLLLYKLVYEKAKLQLMGVKRDMFLKRVLLLSSGIQESQMLESKIEHLSEYSSGNAQIEHINQSIVDSEGTHKFLTTQHQVSCDKVTTMRQESEALDGKIKSLIKCFHSNCTMKGEPSCADTIALVHDHLEKRMCCRFIQQDLQLWEVDHFESRNGHYNILLNYQGYISQRFTVNAGPASSIIISNKLNNENILKNFPNMDACTAFAFVFSAETTKKYIGSRSLAQETQITSSCLRKLLDVVEEVQSTQIEIRNLIQTSFYSPSVEQLDLRLCFIDFYSGWKVTLTLDMTCLNCGVYPSEILPKEMKASTAKPESSWPQSLIAEIRDSAENLRAGSSRIMRFCRCVSQLMQTSCR
- the LOC126720976 gene encoding uncharacterized protein LOC126720976 isoform X1 — its product is MASEEATANTETEEETIAVKKQKRSRRVSFADVEITSVHIFNRDDEDLSSSSSPNSTGGHPQKPLGLFSDLVDGDDFRDSSPNQHRNPFLRPLGSPSLSPSPFAASASSVDDEDNFFGPVSADFIRPERLLDSAASDDITMDSTAFSMHFRSLARSDSGGDAKTPTAHRLDFEEKTPSQNATPTDSDSLMVLTKAKKPGLQSLVPVDKVSGGKDSNDMSIVGENPRSFDYGRLSPRLDALLADGSEDLNAVSDSMFIDSDLLKSTEDMHNMFAEAVDLARTKMGEGNGGFMSCPTDQIIYDHQVVTPKQFNKGSKEFTEDATGTRRPIFQFTDDNRGTPSNEDGRVLKSDVYAQHEPEFQPLSGGGVKENSPEIRRCDSDIDQKSGQRYRSPFDGYIPLLSSKQRELFVNTPNSTQHMGIVTPSSKPPGSFLSKERIRHVAGLSSLPKSISKFNIPDPSPRPSSLIEGIDKLKQRLSNYSSMPSPLNTASAGNSRELQYRYLHSPITCLEERLSTADVKNGEDKNLINIDGDGIESPKSIGKLGHNKEAAGLAKDRVSPDYMSMGLLSKDKPKKLMTVGASPSQFTQSGGKVKQNFLMPENPRERALVTSGTDSSLVKIKLDNREVTKGTVISDQLVSAPVKSLDQNLTASIEYQGSVTRQFKQLYQHNKFISSPVKSLDQNLTFMEYQGTVSHELKQLDQHNKLVSAGLGHNGDSVENVTRNGLSTLVGDKLDSLPSERRAESDSPFSKTNYVKGFAEVESVIDNNLSHIQNESETFTNFQNSSRGKDIMNLQIESPDKNLKAGADPPQYMSYSCDRSENELPLEKSSPSKHLAQSLTLKESTPSRSIQDPSSASCSDMMPPFIGKAVLSPRSNSSRHDNNCRHEVYISQSPVHVQNIDNYSGQKRRNVQIVFGDGDHIHKSARLQRSPEGHGSEGCNSEFILEHTNEINNGEKIGGDHTKNWVDILAKFLGDTKQLFSESIDKLNLKSIFMLEDILVHLLTVKKYEMLCSEIQSQIKADHLGNVRHKRVAETRLLLYKLVYEKAKLQLMGVKRDMFLKRVLLLSSGIQESQMLESKIEHLSEYSSGNAQIEHINQSIVDSEGTHKFLTTQVPDKAHVVQHQVSCDKVTTMRQESEALDGKIKSLIKCFHSNCTMKGEPSCADTIALVHDHLEKRMCCRFIQQDLQLWEVDHFESRNGHYNILLNYQGYISQRFTVNAGPASSIIISNKLNNENILKNFPNMDACTAFAFVFSAETTKKYIGSRSLAQETQITSSCLRKLLDVVEEVQSTQIEIRNLIQTSFYSPSVEQLDLRLCFIDFYSGWKVTLTLDMTCLNCGVYPSEILPKEMKASTAKPESSWPQSLIAEIRDSAENLRAGSSRIMRFCRCVSQLMQTSCR
- the LOC126720976 gene encoding uncharacterized protein LOC126720976 isoform X3, whose translation is MASEEATANTETEEETIAVKKQKRSRRVSFADVEITSVHIFNRDDEDLSSSSSPNSTGGHPQKPLGLFSDLVDGDDFRDSSPNQHRNPFLRPLGSPSLSPSPFAASASSVDDEDNFFGPVSADFIRPERLLDSAASDDITMDSTAFSMHFRSLARSDSGGDAKTPTAHRLDFEEKTPSQNATPTDSDSLMVLTKAKKPGLQSLVPVDKVSGGKDSNDMSIVGENPRSFDYGRLSPRLDALLADGSEDLNAVSDSMFIDSDLLKSTEDMHNMFAEAVDLARTKMGEGNGGFMSCPTDQIIYDHQVVTPKQFNKGSKEFTEDATGTRRPIFQFTDDNRGTPSNEDGRVLKSDVYAQHEPEFQPLSGGGVKENSPEIRRCDSDIDQKSGQRYRSPFDGYIPLLSSKQRELFVNTPNSTQHMGIVTPSSKPPGSFLSKERIRHVAGLSSLPKSISKFNIPDPSPRPSSLIEGIDKLKQRLSNYSSMPSPLNTASAGNSRELQYRYLHSPITCLEERLSTADVKNGEDKNLINIDGDGIESPKSIGKLGHNKEAAGLAKDRVSPDYMSMGLLSKDKPKKLMTVGASPSQFTQSGGKVKQNFLMPENPRERALVTSGTDSSLVKIKLDNREVTKGTVISDQLVSAPVKSLDQNLTASIEYQGSVTRQFKQLYQHNKFISSPVKSLDQNLTFMEYQGTVSHELKQLDQHNKLVSAGLGHNGDSVENVTRNGLSTLVGDKLDSLPSERRAESDSPFSKTNYVKGFAEVESVIDNNLSHIQNESETFTNFQNSSRGKDIMNLQIESPDKNLKAGADPPQYMSYSCDRSENELPLEKSSPSKHLAQSLTLKESTPSRSIQDPSSASCSDMMPPFIGKAVLSPRSNSSRHDNNCRHEVYISQSPVHVQNIDNYSGQKRRNVQIVFGDGDHIHKSARLQRSPEGHGSEGCNSEFILEHTNEINNGEKIGGDHTKNWVDILAKFLGDTKQLFSESIDKLNLKSIFMLEDILVHLLTVKKYEMLCSEIQSQIKADHLGNVRHKRVAETRLLLYKLVYEKAKLQLMGVKRDMFLKRVLLLSSGIQESQMLESKIEHLSEYSSGNAQIEHINQSIVDSEGTHKFLTTQVPDKAHVVQHQVSCDKVTTMRQESEALDGKIKSLIKCFHSNCTMKGEPSCADTIALVHDHLEKRMCCRFIQQDLQLWEVDHFESRNGHYNILLNYQGYISQRFTVNAGPASSIIISNKLNNENILKNFPNMDACTAFAFVFSAETTKKYIGSRSLAQETQLSSLICGFVSLIFIVVGR